A stretch of the Aspergillus puulaauensis MK2 DNA, chromosome 6, nearly complete sequence genome encodes the following:
- a CDS encoding uncharacterized protein (antiSMASH:Cluster_6.6), producing the protein MTAAPTHSGHGYKVGLICAVDATELAVTAILDDVHPTFTSRVDSASMAPSPCHDNCVFAFKQAGKCWLQRTDTNQDMEGVPHRYEASGELKGPCFEMTAAYHLNELACAVTSYLSDLQNHRSEHQCAEMAVARRIELLSDVRKIMSLRVAKRGDRMEFADISAATQASYVLDMEAPDTEKANSIFVGPSPDEGLTGQREIPVVGSCMHKSSDTQEYPFSGPIYIYWETTPRFLMLLLCRGCFRRHISYQRSYHLNSGVRSTSNYVRQQMRAAGSNSHRTVRSDFIPCETETATEGDADYS; encoded by the exons ATGACTGCTGCCCCCACCCATAGCGGCCACGGATATAAAGTCGGCTTGATATGCGCAGTCGATGCCACTGAGTTAGCGGTAACAGCGATTCTTGATGATGTCCATCCCACGTTCACTTCCCGGGTCGACAGCGCGAGCATGGCGCCTAGTCCATGCCACGATAACTGCGTGTTTGCCTTCAAGCAGGCTGGAAAATGTTGGCTTCAACGCACGGATACTAATCAGGATATGGAAGGTGTCCCGCACCGATACGAGGCTTCTGGAGAGCTTAAGGGACCCTGCTTCGAAATGACAGCAGCTTATCATCTAAACGAACTTGCCTGCGCGGTCACCAGTTACCTCAGTGACTTGCAAAACCATAGAAGCGAACACCAATGTGCGGAAATGGCTGTTGCTAGGAGAATTGAATTGCTCTCCGACGTCCGAAAGATTATGTCCCTTAGAGTGGCCAAAAGAGGGGATAGAATGGAGTTTGCAGATATATCTGCGGCAACTCAGGCGTCGTACGTGCTTGATATGGAGGCACCCGATACCGAAAAGGCCAATAGTATATTCGTCGGTCCGTCCCCTGATGAGGGTTTGACTGGCCAGAGGGAGATCCCCGTGGTGGGCAGCTGCATGCACAAGTCGTCTGATACACAAGAATACCCCTTTAGCGGCCCAATATACATATATTGGGAGACGACCCCCAGGTTTC TAATGCTGTTATTGTGTAGGGGCTGCTTTCGGCGGCACATCAGTTATCAGCGGAGTTATCACCTAAATTCGGGGGTTCGCTCGACCTCTAATTACGTTCGCCAGCAGATGCGTGCCGCTGGCTCCAACTCACACCGAACTGTCAGATCCGACTTCATACCCTGCGAGACCGAGACTGCGACTGAAGGGGATGCAGATTATTCATAG
- a CDS encoding uncharacterized protein (COG:S;~EggNog:ENOG410PYDV;~antiSMASH:Cluster_6.6), which yields MSAIHLRSPLSLLQRPKPVWENPELSIGTFRGVAKGALKYWDAQGPAQQAYDQICTDIQQVLNSSCGPVRCSSMVVYDIYMFGRETSTAVPHIMFSCKQPKSRKQAVAAVQRSGILHRFPGIEVGHWEYPPHILNMRLLASSGLEEDLDLDDSASHHFLQPIPDPEDPTETLTRPPMPSGI from the coding sequence ATGAGTGCCATACATTTACGAAGCCCACTATCGCTGCTCCAGAGACCGAAGCCGGTCTGGGAGAATCCAGAACTTTCCATTGGAACATTTCGCGGAGTCGCAAAAGGGGCGTTGAAATACTGGGACGCGCAGGGACCTGCTCAACAAGCCTACGATCAGATTTGCACAGACATCCAACAAGTCCTTAATAGCAGCTGCGGTCCAGTCCGGTGCTCTAGTATGGTCGTCTACGATATCTACATGTTTGGCCGTGAGACCTCAACAGCAGTCCCTCACATAATGTTCTCCTGCAAACAGCCAAAGTCACGAAAGCAAGCAGTGGCTGCGGTGCAAAGGTCTGGCATTCTACACAGGTTCCCGGGAATAGAAGTCGGCCACTGGGAGTATCCTCCCCATATCCTGAATATGCGGCTTTTGGCATCGTCgggcctggaagaggatcTCGACCTGGACGACTCGGCTTCTCATCACTTCCTTCAACCGATACCTGACCCCGAAGATCCGACGGAAACACTGACTAGGCCGCCAATGCCCTCCGGGATATAA
- a CDS encoding alpha-keto acid decarboxylase family protein (COG:H;~EggNog:ENOG410PUTK;~InterPro:IPR012001,IPR012000,IPR011766,IPR029061, IPR029035;~PFAM:PF02775,PF02776,PF00205;~TransMembrane:1 (i188-213o);~go_function: GO:0000287 - magnesium ion binding [Evidence IEA];~go_function: GO:0003824 - catalytic activity [Evidence IEA];~go_function: GO:0030976 - thiamine pyrophosphate binding [Evidence IEA]), which translates to MLDVGEFPNAFSGRRKLVWLKGSVQEFMQQIFPVQHKLNHSGLKLGREFNVSSMVRIAGFNIELTTNLADHLCLRDADRTGMVFHQASLLRSQQQSSFFHSRFIDETLATLALLFPQGDRACRKWYNKQDQFADLDHSVLNCGSAQRRIDTYRYWHDRLVILKEEFDESRPSTLSQWWNDRREGTQWYTLWVAIALTLLFGLIQSIVGAMQLYKAYYPKPARVIDLPSRRDCLVKQMVYIKASAIVGSGVGIYKQPLPLTPLTLDIFFTMETNTTTLAEYLFKRVHQLGVDSIFGLPGDYNLQLLDYVAPSHLRWVGSSNELNAGYAADGYARIKGIGALVTTFGVGELSAINAIAGAYAERAPVVHIVGTPVRQSQESRALIHHTFNDGEYQNFDRMQEHITVAQALLTDHRSAPAEIDRVLQQCLLHSRPVRIAIPLDMVSLRVPKLPLESKLCLPLPSRQPKIEDKALTTILDRIYSAKKPVILVDGEIRYARIVDEVDHIVRATEWPTFTSGFGKGLIDEDLPNVYGVFTPQHKELFDSSDLVLCFGPHFSNTNSFLYQTVPREDITISIHATSVQIGSEIIRDLPANCFLPQLIGHLEMDKVAKHNPKLVHPKSVAPPEVSSTDLVTQVGGFWHRISSFFREGDIVCAETGTAAYGSNEFRLPPKTRLFKAVTWLSIGYMLPATLGASQAQHDLIARSEYHDLRKARSILFIGDGSFQLTAQELATIIHRKLNVIIFLINNDGYTIERCIHGREAKYNDITPWRYLKGPEFFGAPTEGEYAAYTWQVRTWGDLDNALTDERMLNGKGVRMVEVFMEKLDCPPPLDKVLAAQIAREKAEQ; encoded by the exons ATGTTAGATGTCGGCGAGTTTCCCAATGCCTTCTCAGGCCGGCGAAAGCTGGTTTGGCTGAAAGGCTCAGTCCAGGAGTTCATGCAGCAGATATTCCCAGTTCAGCACAAGCTCAACCACAGCGGCCTCAAGCTGGGCAGGGAGTTTAACGTTTCCAGCATGGTTCGGATTGCGGGCTTCAACATCGAACTGACGACGAATCTGGCAGATCACCTTTGTCTTAGAGATGCAGATAGAACTGGCATGGTCTTCCATCAGGCGTCGCTCCTGAGAAGTCAACAGCA ATCATCATTCTTTCACTCGCGGTTCATCGACGAAACCCTAGCGAcacttgctcttcttttcccacAGGGAGACCGGGCCTGCAGAAAGTGGTACAATAAACAAGACCAGTTTGCCGACCTTGACCACAGTGTGCTCAACTGTGGGTCTGCGCAGAGACGCATCGACACATACAGGTACTGGCACGACCGCCTGGTGATCCTGAAGGAGGAATTCGACGAGTCGCGCCCATCAACTCTGTCCCAGTGGTGGAACGATCGCCGCGAGGGAACTCAGTGGTACACACTCTGGGTGGCCATCGCCCTGACCCTCCTTTTTGGGCTCATCCAGTCTATCGTGGGGGCGATGCAGCTGTATAAGGCATATTATCCCAAACCAGCAAGAGTCATTGATTTGCCATCACGGCGAGACTGTTTGGTAAAGCAGATGGTCTACATTAA GGCGTCGGCTATTGTCGGCTCTGGTGTTGGTATATATAAGCAGCCGCTGCCCCTCACCCCTTTAACTCTcgacatcttcttcaccatggagaccaacaccaccactctCGCCGAATACCTCTTCAAACGCGTGCACCAGCTCGGTGTCGACTCCATCTTCGGCCTCCCCGGCGATTACAACTTGCAGCTACTGGACTATGTCGCGCCGTCGCATCTGCGCTGGGtgggcagcagcaacgaACTGAATGCGGGGTACGCGGCCGATGGATACGCCAGGATCAAGG GCATCGGAGCCCTCGTCACAACCTTCGGAGTCGGTGAATTGTCCGCCATCAACGCGATCGCTGGTGCCTACGCCGAACGCGCCCCCGTCGTGCACATTGTCGGCACTCCTGTCCGCCAGTCCCAGGAGTCGCGCGCCCTCATCCACCACACCTTCAACGATGGCGAGTACCAGAACTTCGATCGCATGCAAGAGCACATCACTGTTGCCCAGGCCCTCTTGACAGATCATCGCTCCGCCCCCGCCGAGATCGATCGAGTGCTGCAGCAATGCCTTCTCCACAGCCGGCCCGTCCGCATCGCCATTCCCCTGGACATGGTCTCCCTACGCGTTCCAAAGCTGCCGCTTGAATCGAAACTCTGCCTCCCTCTACCCTCCCGCCAGCCGAAGATCGAAGACAAAGCGCTGACCACGATCCTCGACCGCATATACAGCGCTAAGAAACCGGTGATATTGGTGGATGGCGAGATTCGGTATGCCAGAATTGTGGATGAGGTGGACCACATCGTCAGAGCGACGGAGTGGCCGACTTTCACATCAGGATTCGGGAAGGGCTTGATTGATGAGGATCTACCAAACGTCTACGGCGTTTTCACACCACAACACAAGGAGCTTTTCGACTCAAGCGACCTTGTTTTGTGCTTCGGCCCGCACTTTAGCAATACAAACAGCTTCCTTTATCAGACCGTCCCAAGAGAAGACATCACCATCTCAATCCATGCTACATCTGTGCAGATCGGCAGTGAGATCATCCGCGATCTCCCGGCCAACTGCTTCCTCCCCCAGCTGATCGGCCACCTGGAAATGGACAAAGTTGCCAAGCACAACCCCAAGCTGGTCCATCCCAAATCCGTCGCACCCCCAGAAGTGTCAAGCACGGACCTTGTCACACAGGTCGGTGGCTTCTGGCACAGAatctcatccttcttccgCGAAGGCGACATCGTCTGCGCCGAAACTGGTACGGCGGCCTATGGATCCAACGAATTCCGCCTGCCCCCCAAGACCCGCTTATTCAAAGCTGTCACTTGGCTTTCGATCGGATACATGCTGCCGGCCACGCTAGGTGCAAGCCAAGCGCAACATGACCTCATCGCTCGCTCCGAGTATCACGATCTTCGCAAGGCCCGCTCGATCCTGTTCATCGGCGACGGAAGTTTCCAGCTCACGGCGCAAGAGCTTGCGACGATCATCCACCGAAAGCTCAATGTCATTATCTTCCTGATCAACAATGACGGATATACCATCGAGCGATGCATTCACGGACGCGAGGCGAAGTATAACGACATCACGCCCTGGCGGTATCTCAAGGGGCCGGAGTTCTTCGGGGCTCCTACGGAGGGCGAGTACGCTGCTTATACCTGGCAAGTCCGGACGTGGGGTGATCTCGACAATGCCCTGACAGATGAGCGGATGCTCAACGGCAAGGGTGTGCGGATGGTAGAGGTCttcatggagaagctggattgCCCTCCTCCGCTAGATAAGGTGCTGGCGGCGCAAATTGCGCGGGAGAAGGCGGAGCAGTAG
- a CDS encoding uncharacterized protein (COG:S;~EggNog:ENOG410PPHT;~InterPro:IPR036188,IPR023753;~PFAM:PF07992,PF00070;~go_function: GO:0016491 - oxidoreductase activity [Evidence IEA];~go_process: GO:0055114 - oxidation-reduction process [Evidence IEA]) yields the protein MAWDKLTLVTKTLPWFLPYLLRASIHRITALFHKYSYKPTENAQQVVVIGGSFAGLQLVRHLTESLPTGYKVVWIEKNSHLNFVFAFPRFSVVSGYEERAFIPYEGVENVAPRGILTRIQDRAVEVCDGYVKLASGESVEYAYLAIATGATRALPGQVVATERADGAEELRGVQGLIKESQRIAVVGAGAVGVELASDIKDVFPDKEVTLVHSRDGVLNRFGRRLQEYTLSALRDVLKVRVLLNERPKLPEGEALVKSATLQFSDGHEEEFDLIIRCTGQTPNSSMLAPLYPTAISPSTSQILVKPTFQIDPPTSNSSQKPTSDPRIFAFGDVAAHPGPLMARAGFIQSETVAANILSLVKGQEAKAVYTPNMFVEGSIKLTLGKKRSLIYSSDTDGTEVLIEMGGAPEDMDVGRAWSQFGGIKEGQEKGKVKGN from the exons ATGGCCTGGGACAAACTCACCCTCGTAACCAAAACCCTGCCGTGGTTCCTCCCCTACCTCCTCCGCGCCAGCATCCACCGCATCACCGCGCTATTCCACAAATATAGCTACAAGCCCACCGAAAACGCGCAACAAGTCGTCGTAATCGGCGGCTCGTTTGCGGGCCTCCAACTCGTGCGCCACTTAACCGAATCCCTACCCACGGGCTACAAAGTCGTCTGGATCGAGAAGAACTCGCATCTGAATTTCGTGTTCGCGTTCCCTCGCTTCTCGGTTGTGTCTGGATACGAGGAGCGCGCGTTTATCCCGTATGAGGGTGTGGAGAATGTCGCGCCGAGGGGTATCTTGACACGCATCCAGGATCGAGCTGTGGAGGTTTGCGATGGGTATGTGAAGCTGGCTAGCGGGGAGTCCGTTGAGTACGCGTACCTGGCTATTGCGACTGGTGCGACGCGCGCGCTTCCGGGTCAGGTTGTAGCTACTGAGCGTGCAGATGGCGCTGAGGAGTTGAGAGGTGTTCAGGGTCTTATCAAGGAGAGTCAGAggattgctgttgttggggcCGGTGCGGTGGGCGTGGAACTTGCATCGGATATCAAGGATGTTTTTCCCGACAAGGAGGTTACCCTTGTTCATTCGCGGGACGGAGTCCTGAATCGGTTCGGGAGGCGCTTGCAGGAGTATACTCTCTCTGCGTTAAGAGATGTGCTTAAAGTCCGGGTGCTGCTTAATGAGCGGCCCAAATTACCAGAGGGGGAGGCGCTGGTCAAGTCGGCTACTCTGCAGTTTTCAGACGGACATGAGGAAGAGTTTGATCTTATT ATCCGCTGCACAGGCCAAACCCCCAACTCATCCATGCTGGCCCCTCTATACCCAACCGccatctccccatccacatcacAAATCCTCGTGAAACCGACCTTCCAAATCGACCCCCCTACCTCAAACTCCAGTCAAAAGCCCACATCCGATCCCCGTATCTTCGCCTTCGGCGACGTAGCCGCACACCCAGGCCCCCTCATGGCGCGCGCAGGATTCATCCAATCCGAAACGGTGGCTGCGAAtatcctctccctcgtcaaGGGGCAGGAAGCGAAGGCGGTTTACACGCCGAATATGTTTGTTGAGGGGTCGATTAAGTTGACCCTGGGCAAGAAGCGGAGTCTCATTTATTCGAGTGATACGGATGGAACGGAGGTGTTGATTGAGATGGGGGGTGCGCCGGAGGATATGGATGTTGGTAGGGCTTGGAGTCAGTTTGGAGGGATTAAGGAGGGACAAGAGAAAGGGAAGGTTAAGGGCAATTAG
- a CDS encoding uncharacterized protein (COG:M;~EggNog:ENOG410PF7T;~InterPro:IPR000845,IPR035994;~PFAM:PF01048;~go_function: GO:0003824 - catalytic activity [Evidence IEA];~go_process: GO:0009116 - nucleoside metabolic process [Evidence IEA]), whose protein sequence is MMPTHNDYQVGWICALPLEFAAAEATLDTIHDTLPNRRDDENTYVFGSILQHNVVIACLPVGVYGTTSATSVGMQMRASFPSLRFCLLVGVAGGAPGPHADIRLGDVVVSKPTGGYGGVIQYDYGKAVEDGEFVLTGMLDKPPAVLLTALARLQGRHHLRGNDIHRFYKEALDKYGQLAETFSFPGRAGDVLFVPDYSHVGGSNNDCDNCDQDQIYPRPPRSSSHPQAFYGLVASANRVLRSAARRDALSRRHGILCFEMEAAGLIDILPCLVIRGICDYCDSHKNKQWQGYASMTAAAYAKELLSVIPSNEVTQTKTIKDGLSNTTNTPSTIPSGAIQTPSKETIKAPYSEPIDSGFGGPSSGNSHQTAVGVPSFKPQSVDLPVGKGSRLLIGIELGYEFSTAAWTTTEDFRSYKLNLITRWPGRSVETHQVPTELGYKDGVAFWGYSIPNDTPRLVFLRALHSDGERYAGKDHDDRSARKLVGDYILGIYCHVRRTIHNSRTVRLGNRKVQVVLVVPFSLQSMAKEVTSTAKQVFLSDESLPQVSTVLRSNAAALGQVCMLPTPSLGAYVICDMCVNSTDLHIYKLTSVNPMVLEEIRDATGDYALAPLIWNPRMRTSYLSQEQQRGVGPIVHELIEEVCRQKLQRSSVPVDSSDLLQAVITFREDILNPRFEVESPTRKYYIDVRGILLKRGIPDDYTYEPYMLRGHICLTDMEIATAFDFALDGVKGSMDSQMSFQEDLKIEGIVLAGSWGSNPYIYQHIASLYTDQHSIPVCQELNSHL, encoded by the exons ATGATGCCCACTCACAATGACTATCAAGTCGGATGGATATGCGCCCTACCTCTCGAGTTCGCAGCCGCCGAGGCCACGCTGGACACCATCCACGATACCCTGCCCAACCGACGAGACGACGAAAACACCTACGTTTTCGGCAGCATCCTCCAGCATAATGTCGTGATCGCGTGCCTGCCAGTCGGTGTTTACGGGACAACCTCAGCTACCTCGGTGGGAATGCAGATGAGGGCGAGTTTCCCTTCTCTGCGCTTCTGCTTAttggttggtgttgcgggCGGTGCGCCCGGTCCCCATGCCGATATTCGATTGGGAGATGTGGTTGTGAGCAAACCCACCGGGGGATATGGTGGGGTCATACAGTATGATTATGGTAAAGcggttgaggatggcgaaTTCGTTCTTACGGGGATGCTGGATAAACCGCCCGCGGTGCTGTTAACCGCGCTTGCTAGGCTCCAGGGCAGACATCACTTGAGGGGGAATGATATTCATCGGTTCTATAAAGAAGCCCTGGACAAGTATGGCCAACTCGCAGAAACGTTTTCCTTTCCCGGACGAGCCGGTGATGTGCTTTTCGTGCCGGACTATAGTCACGTAGGGGGCAGCAATAACGATTGCGATAATTGTGACCAGGACCAAATCTATCCTCGTCCACCTCGATCTTCCAGTCATCCGCAGGCGTTCTATGGTCTTGTTGCATCTGCAAACCGGGTTTTGCGGAGCGCCGCCCGCCGCGATGCTCTTTCTCGGAGACACGGCATTCTTTGTTTTGAAATggaggctgcagggcttATTGACATCTTGCCTTGTCTGGTCATCAGAGGGATTTGCGACTACTGTGACTCCCACAAGAATAAACAATGGCAGGGCTATGCCTCTATGACTGCCGCCGCCTATGCGAAAGAACTCCTTTCTGTCATCCCATCGAATGAAGTTACCCAGACGAAGACCATCAAGGACGGTCTGAGTAACACGACCAATACTCCGTCAACTATACCTTCTGGCGCAATCCAAACTCCTAGCAAGGAAACTATCAAAGCACCATACTCCGAACCGATCGATTCAGGCTTTGGTGGGCCAAGCAGTGGCAACAGTCACCAAACTGCTGTTGGGGTTCCTTCATTCAAACCTCAGAGCGTAGATCTCCCTGTAGGCAAAGGGTCTCGCTTACTGATTGGGATCGAACTTGGATACGA GTTCTCCACGGCTGCATGGACGACGACTGAGGACTTCAGAAGCTACAAACTCAATCTCATCACGAGATGGCCAGGTCGGAGTGTAGAAACTCACCAGGTGCCGACAGAGCTAGGGTATAAAGACGGCGTGGCTTTCTGGGGGTACTCCATTCCCAACGATACGCCCCGACTAGTCTTTCTGAGGGCCCTCCACTCTGATGGAGAGCGCTATGCGGGCAAGGACCATGATGACCGCTCTGCCAGAAAACTTGTAGGCGACTACATTCTAGGTATTTATTGCCATGTCCGACGTACCATCCACAATAGTAGAACGGTTCGTCTGGGTAACCGCAAGGTTCAAGTTGTGTTAGTTGTGCCGTTTTCATTGCAGTCAATGGCCAAAGAGGTAACCTCCACAGCGAAACAAGTTTTCTTAAGTGACGAATCGTTACCCCAAGTCAGCACCGTTTTGAGATCCAACGCCGCCGCTCTAGGACAGGTTTGCATGCTTCCGACGCCATCGCTGGGGGCATATGTTATCTGTGATATGTGTGTAAATTCCACA GATCTCCACATTTACAAGTTGACCTCCGTGAACCCCATGGTCCTAGAAGAAATCCGTGATGCAACAGGTGATTACGCCTTGGCCCCTCTCATCTGGAATCCCAGAATGCGAACTAGTTATTTGagccaagagcagcagcgagGGGTCGGGCCGATCGTCCACGAACTCATTGAGGAAGTATGCCGACAAAAGTTGCAACGAAGTTCCGTCCCCGTTGATTCGAGCGACCTACTACAAGCTGTGATAACATTCCGAGAAGACATTCTCAACCCGCGTTTCGAAGTTGAGAGCCCAACCAGgaagtattatatagatGTTCGTGGCATTTTACTCAAGCGGGGAATTCCGGACGACTACACATACGAACCCTACATGTTAAGAGGCCATATATGCCTTACAGA CATGGAAATCGCAACAGCATTCGATTTCGCCTTGGATGGGGTTAAGGGGTCTATGGATTCCCAGATGAGCTTTCAAGAGGACCTTAAGATCGAG GGAATTGTTCTTGCTGGCAGCTGGGGATCCAATCCCTACATTTATCAACATATCGCATCGCTGTATACAGACCAGCACTCAATACCCGTCTGTCAAGAACTAAACAGCCATTTGTAA
- a CDS encoding YbhB/YbcL family Raf kinase inhibitor-like protein (COG:S;~EggNog:ENOG410PQD5;~InterPro:IPR036610,IPR008914,IPR035810;~MEROPS:MER0029866;~PFAM:PF01161;~SECRETED:SignalP(1-17)) has protein sequence MALGAHTLALAASLSQAGLVPGLAPLIPDNFTPSTELGVAYGNKSVELGNLFRVSEVQSAPTISFAKEADAPEGQLYTLLLVDPDAPTPDDPKYAYWRHWVVSGLKPAVGIEPEAALTEYLGPGPKDESAPHRYLFLLFREPEGLELSKEDVGGEEFVDRRSFPAAEWTAKHGLVLAGVNWMLGAGDGWTE, from the exons ATGGCACTGGGAGCTCACACTCTAGCCCTAGCGGCTTCCCTCTCCCAAGCCGGTCTTGTCCCTGGCCTGGCACCGCTCATCCCAGATAACTTCACCCCATCAACAGAGCTGGGCGTTGCTTATGGCAATAAATCTGTAGAGCTCGGTAATTTGTTCCGAGTCAGCGAGGTTCAATCAGCTCCGACCATCTCATTCGCCAAGGAG GCCGATGCTCCAGAAGGTCAATTATACACCCTTCTACTTGTCGACCCCGATGCGCCAACACCTGATGACCCCAAATACGCATACTGGCGCCACTGGGTCGTTTCCGGCCTGAAGCCAGCAGTCGGGATTGAACCGGAAGCCGCGCTGACGGAGTATCTTGGACCTGGTCCAAAGGATGA GTCCGCTCCCCATCGGTACttgttcctcctcttccgagAGCCAGAGGGATTAGAGCTGTCAAAAGAGGATGTCGGTGGCGAAGAGTTTGTTGACCGTCGCTCGTTCCCAGCTGCTGAGTGGACTGCGAAGCATGGATTGGTGCTTGCTGGGGTCAATTGGATGCTTGGTGCCGGGGATGGATGGACCGAGTGA
- a CDS encoding SDR family NAD(P)-dependent oxidoreductase (COG:Q;~EggNog:ENOG410PIKJ;~InterPro:IPR002347,IPR036291,IPR020904;~PFAM:PF00106,PF13561,PF08659;~go_function: GO:0016491 - oxidoreductase activity [Evidence IEA];~go_process: GO:0055114 - oxidation-reduction process [Evidence IEA]) → MSDLAGFPDYFNLTGKVALVTGGSRGLGLHVATSLLRAGAKTVFITARKAPGVNEAADKLNALPGVKGKAIGIAGNASQTDEIQALVDQVKKVESKLDILVANAGATWGGPFETSPDWASQKVVDLNVRGVFNLVRLFTPLLKEAGSHSSPSRVVIVSSVAGSSVPHTGDHGTIMYSISKAAATHLARNLAVELGPKNITANSLSPGFFPSKLASGLIEILGGEEELKKSNPRQRLGVPDDIGAAVLFLVSPGANYVNGVDLTVDGGSRLAREKL, encoded by the exons ATGTCCGACCTCGCAGGTTTCCCTGACTATTTCAACCTCACCGGCAAAGTCGCCCTGGTGACTGGAG GATCGCGCGGTCTCGGCCTGCACGTCGCGACTTCTCTGCTGCGAGCCGGCGCAAAGACCGTCTTCATAACCGCTCGCAAAGCTCCTGGTGTAAACGAGGCAGCCGACAAACTAAACGCTCTCCCGGGCGTCAAGGGCAAAGCAATCGGCATCGCCGGCAATGCGTCTCAGACAGACGAGATCCAGGCGCTGGTCGaccaggtgaagaaggtcgaATCCAAGCTCGACATTCTTGTCGCAAATGCCGGCGCAACATGGGGCGGGCCATTCGAGACATCTCCAGACTGGGCGAGCCAGAAGGTCGTGGATTTAAATGTCCGCGGTGTCTTCAACCTCGTGCGATT ATTCACTCCCCTCCTCAAGGAAGCAGGATCGcattcctctccctcgcgcgtcgtcatcgtcagcTCCGTCGCCGGGTCTAGCGTGCCTCATACTGGCGACCACGGTACAATCATGTACTCCATCTCCAAGGCCGCCGCGACCCATCTGGCTCGGAACCTCGCTGTTGAGCTCGGACCCAAGAATATTACTGCTAATAGTCTGTCGCCGGGATTCTTCCCGTCCAAACTAGCCAGTGGTCTTATTGAGATCCTCgggggggaggaggagctcaaaAAGTCGAACCCGAGACAGCGACTGGGCGTGCCTGACGATATTGGCGCGGCCGTATTGTTCCTCGTTAGCCCGGGTGCGAACTACGT TAATGGGGTTGATTTGACGGTCGACGGAGGCTCGCGTCTCGCCCGGGAAAAGCTGTAG
- a CDS encoding uncharacterized protein (COG:S;~EggNog:ENOG410PQSS;~InterPro:IPR011008): MPVTELACLRLKNNLPLTDPSNETVYTKLQNGIKAQAEYTNAHAYILSQLEDPSYIYILGRWESAAQHLEEWIPSPKNQEIMAGLTEGIELVWIQHLDLDPNPSSAEDGYVIPYHAPVVGIGRCFISPGGKDGFEKTFAATRHYVKEFKGTRDAVGAWRVDREVDEQGSPKEEFVLFSGWEDIHEHEEFRTSEGFKEFGKLKAFIDVMDVKHAKWEFTA; this comes from the coding sequence atGCCCGTCACCGAACTCGCCTGCCTCCGCCTGAAGAACAACCTCCCCCTGACCGATCCCTCGAACGAGACAGTCTACACAAAACTCCAGAATGGCATAAAAGCACAAGCCGAGTACACAAACGCCCACGCATAcatcctctcccagctcGAAGACCCCAGCTACATCTACATCCTGGGTCGATGGGAGTCCGCCGCCCAGCATCTGGAGGAATGGATTCCCTCCCCTAAAAACCAGGAAATCATGGCTGGATTAACGGAGGGGATTGAGCTGGTCTGGATCCAGCATTTGGATCTTGATCCGAACCCGTCTTCAGCTGAGGATGGGTATGTGATTCCGTACCATGCGCCGGTTGTTGGGATTGGACGGTGTTTTATTTCGCCTGGGGGGAAGGATGGGTTTGAGAAGACTTTTGCGGCGACGAGACATTATGTTAAAGAGTTTAAGGGGACTAgagatgctgttggtgcgTGGAGGGTTGATCGCGAGGTTGATGAGCAGGGAAGTCCTAAGGAGGAATTTGTTCTATTCTCTGGCTGGGAGGATATTCATGAGCACGAGGAATTCAGGACGAGCGAGGGGTTCAAGGAGTTTGGGAAGCTCAAGGCGTTTATTGACGTTATGGATGTTAAGCATGCGAAGTGGGAGTTTACGGCGTGA